The nucleotide window gtttttaaatgttaagcTTATGTGGAATGCTTGTATTGTAGGAATACAATAGCAATCAGCCATTGTCTTTTTAATTGACCATGGGGATTCTCTCCCACGGTCTGAAACTGTCTgggaaaacaaacaaagccTTATGTAGCCAGTGTACAAACTGGATCAGTCTAGTGACCATGACATGAAGACGCTACTAGGAAATTAGTCAAAATCAGAGAATTCTAAAGCGATAGCAGCATGCCTTAAACAGCAacttattgtttattgttttggGCCAGCCAGGCTACTCATAATAGTTCAGTTAAATGTTTTGATTGAGTCTTTGGAACATTATTTCAATGGTTTGGTTGACGTGTGGGACAAATCTCTGCTTTGCCACAGGATGATTTGCTGGACAAGCATTCCTCGTGTCTCTCAACATGACCAGTCACAGCTGGGGGTAAAAATAGCCCTTGATATACAGGGCTGGGAAAGTTTGCTGTTGAGACCTGAGAGTCACATCTCATCACTGTATCCACAGCTGTGCTCATATGACTGGTTGCTCTAGTTTGGCTGTACGTGCATTTTCTACTTTAGGAACTAGTCTTGCCCAGCCCCACTAGTCATGCCCACCCCCAACAAGAAAATAACAGTGAGAGTGGCATTCAAATAGTCTACTCTACAGTGCCCTGTCCTACAACTAGTCGGTTGTTGTCTGATGAATTAAGAAATTGTAGACAATTTCATGTtcatcataatttttttttaacccaATAAGCCTACTATTTAATCAACTGCTGAGTGCTTTTATCTGTCTGGATTATACTTCTGAGATGCATAATATGCTTAGATGATATTACATTACAGTCTGATTTCAGCCCTCATTAGAAGTCCTTCACATCGCCCACACAGAGGGAGTGAATGTTTTCATTACCCAGCATGAGACTCTTAGCAGCTATTATACCTCCTCATTATTTAGTCTTACACTGGTTTGTAGACTACAGAGGCTAAAAGACACGGAGGAATACTGATCCCTCCAATATTTCAGCAATGCTCAGTTTGCCTCTTGTGGTGTTTAACTTTTAGTTggacaagacacacaaacattcaaatgCAGCTAGGCTGTTGTCTGACCCCAGATGCAGCCATCTTTACCTGTATGTTTTTAAATTGCGCTAAACCTTATATCAGGTTCTGTGTCTGATTGGCATTGACACTGGACTGTGTCATCGGTGTTAGCAACTTTTTTTGTCTTTGACAGGTTACATTCCATCTCTGGCTGTGATCCTGCGCACTACGGACAAGACTGTCTGGGCTAATGAATTTGAGAGTAagttgtttaaaaaaaggcCCCTTCCAAGTATAAGACAGTTCATATTCAATTTGCAGTCTGACACAGACTTTTCTTTTCAGCTATTGAACTGACCTGTTTGATAGAGTCCATATCAACAAACAATCCCAGAATTGAatggaagaaaataaaaaaaggagTCGTCAGTTATGTATACTTTCAGAATCGGATTTCAGGTAATTATTCCTTGAAGCACAAAACCAGCCAGCCATGTTAGAGTACACTGTAGGCCTAGGTTATAACCATACTGTTTTATCAGGAGACTTGGAGCACAGAGCACAGCTCAGAGAGCCAGCCAACCTCCTGATCCTCAACACAAGCCGGTCTGACACTGCAGAGTATCGCTGTGAGGTCGCTGCCATCGACGACCAAAGGGACTTTGATGAGATCCTCATCAGTCTTGCAGTCAGAGGCAAGCACATGGTTTCATATTTCTTCTACTAAACAGTCTCGGGATTGTGACCTTTGTGTATGTCAATGATGCTGTGGACAGTACTTTGCAGTAAAGGTTAtgattgtgtgtggtgtgtagtaAAGCCAGTGGTGCCAAGATGCAGTGTGCCCGTGGCAGTGACAGTAGGCACGTCCTCTGAGCTACGCTGCCTAGAGAATGAGGGCTTTCCTGCCCCACAGTACAGCTGGTTCCACAACAACGAGGAACTTCCTCTTGATCCTAAGAACAGCATCAAGTTCATCAACTCTTCCTACTCTATCAACTCTGACACAGGAGGCCTGGTGAGTTATGGCCAACGGGTTAGAACAATGTTGCTTGATGACATGAGGACTTATTGTTGCGTTTTCTTCACTTTACTTTTTGACTTCACTTTTTCTCCTAATCCACTTTTAGAAGTAGATGTTAGAGGGTACATTTGATCAATTTTTTGGGTGTGTGCAGAAATTCCGGAGGGTTCGGAAAGAGGACGCTGGGGAGTACTATTGCCAAGCGAAGAATGACGCGGGATCCTCCCAGTGCCCCCCACAGAAGATGGAAGTCTGTGAGTGCCATAACCTAACAGGCGGCTGACATTCTTACCAGTAGGATGCAGTAATGTTAAATTTAGCTGCCCCGTGTTACACAAGACATGCCATTGTGCATTGCAGGTTTTGCCAGTGAGTCATGTGAGTCCACTGTAGTGCCGTGACAGTAAATCACAACGGTTGTCATCTCTTTAATAGGGACACTCCAAGGTcgttttctttttaaacatgtGGGGATGTTTAATCTCTGTGTCGTCTTTTGTTGTCGTGTTTTTCCAGATGATGTTGACATTTTGGGGATATTCCTGAAGTCGTTTGGAGCAGTAGTGGCCATGATATGTGTGACAGTTGGAGTTTGTCATGCCCATAAACATGGCTGCTTCTCCAGCAAGGATCAAGAAGGGAACAAGTGAGTGGCAATAAGTGGCACAATATAGGAACAAATATGAGTATTTTGGGACATCATTCCCTTAAGAATTCTATACAACCGTATATGGGGAAGGCTCAGTGGTATATTGAGGTTCtattaatacatttaaaatggtTTAATAGTTCTTTGGAAATGATGGACTGATTTTGTCTTTCAGCTATAAACTGCCAGCACAGGATGATGGTGTGGACTATGGTGATGCAGATGAGGTGAGTAAATTTACCTTTGCACGAAATAAGAGTGCTCAATTAATTAAGCTATATTTTGATATAAAATGTACACCATTAATCAATTTGTGATGTAATGTATCCATCAGGGTCACTTCAGACACAAATCATCATTTGTAATTTAAAATCAGAACAAGAAGGCAGAGAATGAGGACAGAAGAAGACACTGAAGACAGAGGCAAATTCTTACGGACTAGCTTTGTGTAAGAAATCTGAGCTGTAAGATTGTGCATTTTTCTCTTATGTGCATTAGCATTTGCCCAACAAGCTAAAGTGCATTAGCTTTTGCTCAACAAGCTTGCCAAAGTTATCATAATAATGTGAACCATTATTTTGCTATTACTTTCTGATAGACATTTGCCATTTAATGTCATTTGTAACTATATTTCAGCACAAGGTTTTATTTCTTCAGTCATCACTGTCAACAGTACCATTTCAAATCTGTGACACTTGAGCTTTGATCAATATGCTCATGTTCAACTAATGCTGGAACATTCCCTCACAACGTTTTTGAAAAATATCCCTTTTTTACGTCCTTCTATTTCTACACCGTACACTGAACATGTTTTGTTAGAAATGTCTGTCAAAACCTCTAACTGCAGGTTTGCCTGGTTTATGTTCCTATGGTAAGGTTGTGTCAGTTTCTTTTGTATATAGTTATTGTATACAGACAACATGTCGACAAATAAGGCTTATAAACTCACAGAGTTAAAAGGCACAATTGTATAGTCTTCAATGTGCTAAATAGAGACAATTAATCTCTTATGACAAGATAACTGCTGAAACAGGTTATACAGTATATCCTATAAATGCTGCAACTCAAGATATACTACAGTATACATGTAAGTATGATTTCAGAGTGCCGTTTTTGTGTACAAGTGACCTTCTGTTCTTACAAATCatttaataaaaatatattgGACATATTGTCCACATTGACTTAGTATTATGTACAtaattgtttctttttttaaattaattttcgCTAACACAGTACACAATATTGTACTCATAACAACAAAACTACAGTGTGTATACCTTATATCAGTATTATTACTGTATGCATAATAAGGATTAACAAtccatttaaaaaatgtaaatagttttattcatcaatgttttttttttccactgGTCTAATTTCTAACATGTAACTACTCAGGAATTGTTAAATATGTTCATCATTCATTGGTTGTTGTGTAAGAACTAAATACTGTTAatgtttcattttcatttagaaAATAAAGATACAAGTAACTGACGTTGAGACCTTTACTTTGTAGTAACAGTAagtcttttattttgaaacataAGTAAACCCGGAAGTGGATAACGAGAGGAAATGATCGTTTGACAACATATGACATTACATTAAAGCGTCTCAGAAAAGATAGCTACAATTTAGCTATCAATCCAACGCCGATTGCTTTCCAAAGGAATCATCAAGACACTACTAATCGGCATCGATTTGTATTGTGTAGATAGTTTAAATCCAAAGGAAAAACGTCCGTTTTTAATTTAAAAGGAACCTAACAGTACTCTGCGCATTCTGATAGACTGCGTTGCATTTACTTAATCGTTGGTTGTGGCTGATAACTGTCACGGTAGTCAAATCTAAACCGTCAATTACATTTGTATCATTATCTCCACAGACCTCCTGTTTGTATGCGCAAAGCGAAGAAGCAGCGTAAGGACTGATCCATAGCCAACCTCGGTGACAAACAAATTGGCGTATTGCACTTCGTGCTAATGAACAGCCCAAATTGATAAAACATTGGACACTCCAAGTGTCTCATACAATCCTTTAAAAGTATCAGAAAAGGGATTAATCTCAGGCGTTCTTGGATCCCATTATCCAAGCTTTAAATATGAGTTTTTTCAGTTTTGGCCAGAGTGCAGAAGTTGACGTTGTTCTGAATGATGCAGAGACACGAAAGAAAGCTGAACATAAGACTGAAGATGGAAAGAAAGACAAGTATTTTCTCTTCTATGACGGGGAGACAGTGAGTGGAAAGGTGAACGTAACTCTCAAGAACCCTGGGAAAAGACTCGAACATCAAGGAATCAAAATAGAATTTGTTGGACAAATCGGTGGGTACATATAACTGCAGATAAACTGATGCACATGTTGCACATACAACAAACTTCAGAATAACATTTACTATGCTGCCTAGTTAAACCCAGCATTGACCCATtaggggaaatattcatcaataCCGATTTTAAATTTGGAATGTAAAATGCATGTCCTTACTTTTTAGAACTCTACTATGACCGAGGAAACCACCATGAGTTTGTTTCCCTGGTGAAAGATCTTGCAAGGCCAGGTGAACTCACCCAGTCACAGACCTTTGACTTTGAGTTCACCCATGTTGAGAAACCCTATGAGTCTTACACAGGCCAGAATGTCAAGCTACGGTAAGTGAAAGCACAGCTTTAACATTCCTTTGTGAATCAATAACCTAGGTTCATCTTTGACCTGTCATGTGCAGTGCTCACAGTTACACttcaataatttcaatgagtaAAGAAATGTTTTAGGCTACATGATTCCACACAGGTGACACATAAAGCTATTATTAAACTTATTAAAACTGATTTAATCACTAAGTCCCCACATTCTGATATATAATCAGTATATATTCGTGTTGATGTTGAGTTCAGTTGGTTGTCTTATGCAATTGGTTCCTCTTTCAGGTACTTCCTCCGGGCTACAGTGAGCAGGAGACTGAATGACATCAGCAAAGAGATGGATATTGtggtacacacactcagcacataCCCAGAGCTCAACTCTTCCATAAAGATGGAAGTGGGAATTGAAGACTGTCTTCATATTGAGTTTGAGTACAACAAATCCAAGT belongs to Hypomesus transpacificus isolate Combined female chromosome 15, fHypTra1, whole genome shotgun sequence and includes:
- the jam3a gene encoding junctional adhesion molecule 3B, which gives rise to MAIQQRTAFFFLFFSVSYIPSLAVILRTTDKTVWANEFETIELTCLIESISTNNPRIEWKKIKKGVVSYVYFQNRISGDLEHRAQLREPANLLILNTSRSDTAEYRCEVAAIDDQRDFDEILISLAVRVKPVVPRCSVPVAVTVGTSSELRCLENEGFPAPQYSWFHNNEELPLDPKNSIKFINSSYSINSDTGGLKFRRVRKEDAGEYYCQAKNDAGSSQCPPQKMEVYDVDILGIFLKSFGAVVAMICVTVGVCHAHKHGCFSSKDQEGNNYKLPAQDDGVDYGDADEGHFRHKSSFVI
- the LOC124477595 gene encoding vacuolar protein sorting-associated protein 26B-like, translated to MSFFSFGQSAEVDVVLNDAETRKKAEHKTEDGKKDKYFLFYDGETVSGKVNVTLKNPGKRLEHQGIKIEFVGQIELYYDRGNHHEFVSLVKDLARPGELTQSQTFDFEFTHVEKPYESYTGQNVKLRYFLRATVSRRLNDISKEMDIVVHTLSTYPELNSSIKMEVGIEDCLHIEFEYNKSKYHLKDVIVGKIYFLLVRIKIKHMEIDIIKRETTGTGPSVYHENDTIAKYEIMDGAPVRGESIPIRLFLAGYEMTPTMRDINKKFSVRYYLNLVLIDEEERRYFKQQEITLWRKGDVVRKSMSHQAIIGAQRFEGSASSESALEQAAREDSG